The Cloacibacillus sp. genome window below encodes:
- a CDS encoding AzlC family ABC transporter permease, whose product MFTDETMKKAFKAAFPYTIPIFAGFLFLGIAYGIYMNASGFPAVYPILMSLLIFAGSMEFVAVNLLLGAFDPLGAFLLTLMVNARHLFYGISMLDKYKNMGRKRWYLMFGLCDESFSINCTADVPPDVDRGWFYFFVTLLNHSYWVCGAALGGLFGSLLSFDTKGIEFVMTALLVVIFLEQWMKERDHRSALLGLGLSLLCLVFFRGNFIIPLTRRESNL is encoded by the coding sequence ATGTTTACTGACGAAACGATGAAAAAGGCCTTTAAGGCCGCCTTTCCCTATACGATCCCTATCTTCGCGGGATTTCTCTTTTTAGGTATCGCCTACGGCATCTATATGAATGCGAGCGGATTTCCCGCGGTTTACCCGATCCTCATGAGCCTGCTGATCTTTGCCGGCTCGATGGAGTTTGTCGCCGTGAACCTGCTGCTGGGAGCCTTCGATCCTCTCGGCGCCTTCCTGCTCACGCTGATGGTCAACGCGCGCCATCTATTCTATGGGATATCGATGCTGGATAAATACAAAAACATGGGACGGAAACGCTGGTATCTGATGTTCGGCCTCTGTGACGAATCATTTTCGATCAACTGCACCGCCGATGTGCCTCCCGACGTGGACCGGGGATGGTTCTACTTCTTTGTGACGCTGCTCAACCACTCCTACTGGGTATGCGGCGCGGCGCTCGGCGGTCTCTTCGGTTCCCTGCTCTCCTTTGACACGAAGGGAATCGAATTTGTGATGACGGCGCTGCTCGTAGTGATCTTCCTCGAACAGTGGATGAAGGAGAGAGACCATAGGAGCGCCCTGCTGGGGCTTGGCCTTTCGCTGCTTTGCCTCGTCTTTTTCCGCGGTAATTTCATCATCCCTTTGACACGAAGGGAATCGAATTTGTGA